A genomic window from Nicotiana sylvestris chromosome 11, ASM39365v2, whole genome shotgun sequence includes:
- the LOC104249198 gene encoding root phototropism protein 3, translated as MWESETESVSGRDYGNGVLSSTKHGVKTDGFEQKGQSWYVATDIPSDLLVQIGDVSFHLHKYPLLSRSGKMNRIIYDSRDEELSKIILDDLPGGPEAFELAAKFCYGIAVDLTATNISGLRCTAEYLEMTEDLEEGNLIFKTEAFLSYVVLSSWRDSIQVLKSCAKLSPWAENLQIVRRCSESIAWKACANPKGIKWQYTGKPPNVSSPKWNEMKDSSPSRNQQVVPPDWWFEDVSILRIDHFVRVITAIKVKGMRHELIGAALMHYAAKWLPGLIKEGSGSPDEGSNSNNSNGSSSNSWKGGLHMIVSGTRDEVPSVQAKDQRMIIESLISIIPQQKDSVSCSFLLRLLRMANLLKVAPALVTELEKRVGMQFEQATLADLLIPSYNKTDTLYDVDLVQRLLEHFLVQEQTEGSSPSRSSFSDKHMHDGNQRGSNLNAKMRVARLVDSYLTEVSRDRNLSLTKFQVLAEALPESARTCDDGLYRAIDSYLKAHPTLSEHERKRLCRVMDCQKLSIDACMHAAQNERLPLRVVVQVLFSEQVKISNAISNNSLKDAGDSHYQPLVSNRKSLLEATPQSFQEGWTTAKKDINTLKFELETVKTKYLELQNDMDSLQRQFDKITKPKQSSAWTSGWKKLSKLTKMTNLESHEIGSQVQNAELTRKTPRRWRNSIS; from the exons ATGTGGGAATCAGAGACTGAGTCTGTCAGTGGAAGAGACTATGGGAATGGAGTTCTCAGCAGTACCAAACATGGTGTCAAGACTGATGGTTTTGAGCAAAAAGGACAGTCTTG GTATGTAGCAACTGATATCCCCAGTGACCTTTTAGTTCAAATTGGAGATGTTAGTTTCCACTTACACAAG TATCCTTTGCTTTCTAGAAGTGGAAAGATGAACAGAATCATATATGACTCAAGGGATGAAGAATTGAGCAAAATAATTTTAGATGACCTACCAGGTGGACCTGAGGCATTTGAGTTAGCTGCAAAGTTCTGCTATGGAATTGCTGTTGATCTCACAGCAACCAATATCTCCGGCTTACGTTGTACAGCAGAGTACCTAGAAATGACTGAGGACTTAGAAGAAGGAAACCTTATATTCAAGACTGAAGCTTTCCTCAGCTATGTGGTTTTATCATCATGGAGAGACTCCATACAGGTATTGAAGAGTTGTGCCAAGTTATCACCATGGGCAGAAAACCTCCAAATCGTTCGAAGATGCAGCGAGTCCATCGCTTGGAAAGCCTGCGCCAATCCAAAAGGAATAAAATGGCAATACACAGGCAAACCCCCTAATGTTTCCAGCCCAAAATGGAACGAAATGAAGGATTCTAGCCCGAGCAGAAACCAGCAAGTAGTACCTCCTGATTGGTGGTTTGAAGATGTGTCTATTCTCAGAATTGATCACTTTGTCAGAGTGATTACTGCTATTAAGGTAAAGGGTATGAGACATGAACTAATTGGTGCTGCCCTTATGCACTATGCTGCTAAATGGCTCCCGGGGCTAATTAAAGAAGGATCAGGATCGCCGGATGAAGGTAGCAATAGCAATAATAGTAATGGCAGTAGCAGCAATAGTTGGAAAGGGGGTCTTCATATGATAGTGTCAGGAACTAGAGATGAAGTACCAAGTGTTCAGGCCAAAGATCAAAGGATGATTATCGAAAGCCTAATTAGCATAATCCCACAACAGAAGGACAGCGTTTCGTGTAGCTTCCTTCTTCGTCTTTTGAGAATGGCAAACCTGTTGAAAGTGGCTCCTGCTCTTGTGACAGAATTGGAGAAACGGGTCGGGATGCAATTTGAGCAGGCTACATTGGCTGATCTTCTCATACCGTCCTATAATAAGACTGACACCTTGTATGATGTTGATCTTGTTCAGAGGCTTTTGGAACATTTCTTAGTTCAAGAACAGACAGAAGGTTCAAGCCCCAGTAGAAGTTCATTTTCCGATAAACATATGCATGATGGAAATCAAAGAGGTAGCAATCTCAATGCTAAGATGAGAGTAGCAAGGCTTGTAGACAGTTACCTCACAGAAGTATCCAGAGATAGAAATCTTTCCTTGACAAAATTTCAGGTCTTGGCAGAGGCTTTGCCGGAATCAGCAAGAACTTGTGATGATGGATTATATCGAGCAATTGATTCCTATCTTAAG GCCCATCCAACTCTCTCCGAACATGAAAGAAAGCGGTTGTGCAGGGTGATGGACTGCCAGAAACTCTCTATTGATGCTTGCATGCACGCTGCTCAGAACGAACGGCTCCCACTAAGAGTAGTGGTGCAAGTCTTATTTTCTGAGCAGGTGAAGATCAGCAATGCAATATCCAACAACTCACTCAAAGATGCAGGAGATTCTCATTATCAACCTCTGGTATCAAATCGCAAATCATTGCTCGAAGCAACACCACAATCATTTCAAGAGGGATGGACTACAGCCAAGAAAGACATCAATACTCTTAAGTTTGAACTCGAGACTGTTAAAACTAAGTACCTAGAACTCCAAAACGACATGGATAGCTTACAGAGACAGTTTGATAAGATCACAAAGCCAAAGCAATCCTCGGCATGGACTTCAGGGTGGAAAAAGTTAAGCAAACTCACCAAGATGACAAATTTAGAATCCCATGAAATTGGTTCGCAGGTCCAAAATGCTGAATTGACAAGGAAGACACCTAGAAGATGGAGAAATTCCATTTCCTGA